The genomic segment ATATTACTCAGATGCAATGAAGGTAAATAGAAACTGATGAAAACAAGTTACAAAGAAccaatatagtattaaatcttaacagtatatatttagaataagATTTGTATGAGTATATTGTGACGTACTTAAATAACTATgtgttatgaaaatatttaaagtgaGAAGATGAAAAGTTCCTATAACACGTAAATGATCTTTGCTCAGAAATGTATGAATTTACTATGTATAAGAAATGATGATCATGTCTTGTtcctaaaaattaattatgataTGATCTCAATCATAACAACACACTCAGACCAAAAAGTACAAGTTATATGTATGTCAAGTTTTCaatgcaaataaatagatCAAATAgggtttttataaatatttatcacaattttttaaacgtttattaatatttaacagaaACCACCTTCATATCAAATgttttcaaacaaatttttatctttaataagaataataagaatagTAAACAATTGGAAATAGcaatacaacattatatacaaatgTAATTGCGTGCAAccttaaaaattttgaatttgtaataatttaaatattgtatgacgtatttatatatagttttcattaattgtaatatttatataaataaagatttttgCGTGTGAATCCCATAATATCTcccttaaaataattttaatgtttttagcTTAGAACCttcaaatttatcatttcGTGTTACAGATTACAGAAAGTCAAGCATGTTCCGTACTTTGGATACTTTCGATACAGAATTTTCCGCTGATTCAGTTGAATGGTGTCCAATAGATTCCTTCAAAGATGTATTTGTTTGTGGAACGTATCAATTAATGAAAGACGAGAATTTACCATCCAATGTGTCATCAAAACGTTTAGGAAGAATTTATCTATTTCGAATTGTACAAAATGGACGCTTAATAATATTGCAAAAATTAGAAGTACCCGCTGTATTGGATATGAAATGGGCGCATGTtacattacaaaataaaattttactcgGTGTTGTAAACTCCTTAGGGCACTTACAAATTTATCAACTTAAAAATGACAACGAAAAGATAACTTTAGAATTATTAGTGCAAAAGAGAGTTGGCGATGAAGTACTTGCATTATCTTTAGATTGGTGTACCGGAAGATTGACGAATGAAGTCAGTTTAAAAATAGTAGTTAGCGACTCAAAAGGTTTCGTCTCATTGTTTGagttaaatgaaaatgaacttaatgaaattaattcatgGTCAGCACATGGATTTGAAGCATGGATTGCAGCTTTTAATTATTGGGACACAAACATCATATATAGCGGTATGGAAGTAAatgaaatcaaaatttatttaaaaaattaacaataattatatttaaggTGGCGATGACTGTAAATTTCAATGTATTGATACGAGGATAAAGACTCGGGTTTCAAATAAAGTTCACGGTGCAGGCGTTACAAGTATTCATAGTAATGCAGCgagagaatttttattatcatctgGAAGGTGCTGTAAAGTTTAAAGTACACTAGAACTCCATTTATCTGAACTCTTTGAAAGatgcaataataattcatcgatTCTCTCCGCTATTTATGATTTTCCgttcatataataatttatattcaaataaatgGATTCAATTAGCAGAAATTCATTTAGTTCAATAAATGAAGTTCTATTATAgaatagtaatattaataagataacaattttgaataaaactCTCATAATGTTTTAGTTATGATGAAATATTGAGATTATGGGATACGAGAAACTTGAAGCAGCcaatttcaaatatcaatCTGGGTGGCGGCATTTGGCGTTTAAAATGGGATCCCTTTAAGCGGAAATATTTGTTGGCTGCTTGCATGTATAGCGGATTTAGAATAGTCGACTGCGAAAACACTGAAATACCGTCTGTTATTGGCGAGTATAATGAACACGAAAGTATAGCATATGGCTGCGATTGGAGTTACTTAAATAGCGAAGAAATATCAGGACAAATACTCGAAAAAGAAACACAATATGCATTTCTAATGACTACTTGTTCTTTTTATGATcatgttttaaaattatccgcattatatttaaagaataactaaagaatttttaataaagaagaaccgaaaatttatatatctacaacaggtaatttttattgtaatgtGTAaagttcttcttttattttctataatactaatcattttttatcgtattatttGTTATGCACAGATAAGAGATAGTTAACCTATTAATCGGTAGACTCTAATTTGTGAgatacaatattttctttatttataaaccTCGTATCATTTCTGTTAATAAGTTATCTCATATTTGCATTTGCAAAAATTAAGATTGATTAAAttggaattaatttctttttatcaactCTTAGTTTCATAATTATACTAGTTTTTTGTTAAGAAATGTTCCGTGAGATTAATAAGTTAATGAAAACAAGTCAATTTCAgttaaatttgtttcaatCTTTAGAAATATACACTAatgtgatataatttatttccaacAGAAATGAAATGAGACAAAAATGTAACTATTATGTCCAAAAGATTGACAATTTTGACGACGATCCAACTCTTTCCCAGTTAACAGGTGAATTAAGACAAAACAGATTTAGCTGGGTTTTAATCTTTGGAAATATAAgtacgaaataatttatctttgaCAGATTTGAAGTGAGGCAtaggaataattattatatgcaAAATATTGGTCATTTAAATACTTAGTAATCTCTTCCCCGGTTAACAGGTTAAATTTGAAGAGTTACGAAGCATGCGcaagaaaaattaaaggatCCCGGCATCGCGTCGCTATTCGATGAACGTGGAATGGTTTAGAGAGTCGCTGGAAGATGGCAATGTGGCAGTGCGAGCTGCATTTCGCCGCGGCCAGTTCGATAAAAATCAGTCGTTCACAGGGGCTGTTTTGGCGTGGTGTCAGTGCTGTGATTTCTGTGACGAGTTCGCGTTCAGTTCCGCGGTAAATTATCAGTGATTAGTTTTGgtaagtaaatttttatttcgtcgaaaatttcaatttctacatTCATTACCATGATCCATGGCATTGTGAATTTTTCTTGGCTCGATCAGTAAAATCAGCTGTGGAACTGTGCACGTCCTGTCCCTGTGGAATGACCTAGAAAAGATTTGGCGCGTATCCTTGCAAAATTTTCGGCCCCCTTCTCGAGAATCCTATTGCGTGACAAATATCAAGAATGCTCATTGAATCAAggttagaatataacgtttgACGTGATAAACTCGCAGGGAAAGCAGAGCGACAGTTTGATTCCCCAGTCGTTAGGGACAGGCCGCTTTAGGAGAATTTAATCGAGTTTCGAGACCGTCGTTGGTCCATCGATTCATTAGCGAATTCATCTGAAAACCGTGGCCATTCAACGAGCTCTTCACTCTTTAACACACTTGCGTTTTCTCGATCATTTTACCGAACCGAAATTGTAGTTTTCTAACGTTGAAAAATACCTGCAATTtgggaaatatttgaaaaatccaTTGATGTGTAAGATAAGAGatagattaaaatataaaaattgaagaatcgTAGCAAGATTCAGGCTTCTTATTCGAAAGAATTGTTTCTAGAATGCATCACGCTGCAGTAACAATCGTTTAAACAATAATTAGAtcttttacatacatataaatatttatctctctgacaaattttatatgactttaaacaaatttcatattctgttgtattaatagaaattttcgaacggatagaaattaaaacaatttttattgtttttatttgtaatatttcgaATGACTGTTAAAATTCTACAAGAAATATTCATGATGCCATCGTGATTTAACCAATTGTTTTTGGGTGGGGTGAATCTACGAATTGAAGCCAACCATTACTGACAAATTACGAAACAATTTCGGTTATTCGTATACATTAAATTTAGTTTCATATTTCTACCCTTTCaagtttgtttaattaaacggAAAAACGATACATTGGtgccattttttctttttttttttttttgcgaacGTACAAGTGTCTCAAGCTTGAATCTCACTTGACAGCTACGGTTCTTGTTGGATACGGTGAAGGTTACTCAACAGCATATTAATTATTCTCCACAGCTTTTCATCATTAATTTAGATGCAATCTAACGGTCCCTTGGTTCTGTACCACTATTTACCCattctttaattcttttacaCTCGACGAATAATTCTATCAGGTAAACTGTTCTCATTTCTCACATTAGGGGTCGAGATTATGATCtgatattgttatttttcttcatCATCTGCTTCATTGTTCCAAAACGTCGGTACTCTTAATCTTATgtgtgtaattatttttaaaatttattcgaattgtACAAGGACTGAATTTATCGTGATGGCCATTAAATCACATGAATTGTAGAATATCTTTGTAGATTGGTCTGACAGATTCAGAAATATTCCTATCTTTcttgtgatattttttataatggtataactttttctttactttgactctatattacaatatatcgATTAGCTTTGTTATTATCGTTAGTTGATTTTCTAAACGATGGCTATTCTTTCAAAAGGATATTGGTCagggtaaaataaaaataaaatactttgcaATCATTGTTTTCAAGGTATAAAAGATATActagaaatattagaataattaaaatgatcaattcgtaatttttcatacaaattcTATAGATTacattgtttatttatatttttgagtTATTTTTTGAAGATTTTCTGTAATACTTTTTAagtgaaatttgttttacattatatattttttcatatatctttcattttgatttcttcattataaatttatttactattaatcCTGAGATCCATTCGAATTGACCGCGTAAAAAGGTGGCGTAACAGGATTAttaaattctgtctttttttccCTATCAGTTATTAGTATGTTTGCAGGTTATGAGATCAAGGACGAGCGAGATATTGACATCGACcagaaattatattctatatggTGGTCAAAGCTTATCAATCTTTCTTTCCGTGTAAAAAAGGGGCGTTGCCTTTTAGGATATTTTGAATGAAATCGCATTCGAAAATTTCGCTACTTCTTTATGATGGAGATAAAACAGTTTCATTCTTTTGCATGTCCGCGATGACGTATCTACGTGCCCATCATGTATATAGTGTAtgtagttatatatatatagagagagagagacaaacGTGCGTGTATATGTGTGTAGGATACTGTTTAATCGATTTTGTCTTGTACCAACGTTATCGCATGAAAACGGAATGGTGTGTCGAGAAACCgacatggaaataaaaaaacatgctgtatttatgtattatgcaaaagtatttaTCATTCGTGCATTATATCATTTTAGAAGAGACATATGAATGTTCGACGATTATTCTATGCAAATAGatgtaaaatagaattaattatgCATGTTACGGATATGTATCTTGCATCTACAGCTactatcgataaaattatcgataaatatcgGTAATTTGACGTATAGGTAATAACTTTACCttaaagataataattatactgTAATATATCGTACATTGTAGTTCAGGCATCTAATGTTCGATTTATCGATATTGTAGCGATAATTAATTGATAGTTACACATATACTTATCGTTCTGATATCGATAAATGGAACAGAGATGACTGAAGTGATTTGTTTTGTATCCTTCTTCAAGTTAAGATATTATTGATATGTCGATAGCATTTTGCtagtttcattaatattttcttatgaaGATCAATTAGtgcataaataattacattagGAAAATCTGTAAAACGATTTAATTGAATACATCTGGATAACGataaattatcttattatacACATTCCGTTTCTCgcgttattgaatttttcctCTTTAATATCTCTCATTGTAATGAGgattttaaaaaatccttCGCGCTGAAAcacattttttaatcaaaatatttggGAAATATCTCTTTTGAATCtgctatattaatttattgttcgTTACTCGTACACTAAGTTTCTTGAACTTCTCTCTTATGATTGCATgatgttttttctttcatatttcgtGCGTATACGAGTAGAGACATGGTCCACGGCATGGGAAGGAAATGACGACGGAAGGGGGCTTCTTGTATAAGATTCCTCGGTATGCGGAGCTcattaaaatcgaaatttttcaatcgaCGGACGcctcgttaattaacgaatcgTTGGGTACGCGATTGGAAGAGCACACGCTAATATAAGGATTATCGGGGAATTTTAAGTCCCTAGACATTAATACTGCGGTActtattttcgtaaaaattaacCGACGTTATTGTTGAACATCATAGAGGTGATTTGAAAGTTAATAAACGACTGAGCggatatttattagaaaattaaaatctagCGAGAGAAATCTATTGGGGGAATAGCGATATCTGCCttcataaattaaagaaatttatttttaattgaatgttgtgtataacagagttttaattaaaaattatgtatcatAGAGTATAGAATGGAATAATTAAGAGATATACAGGATAAAGAGAgtttagaaaattagaaatctaGTAACTGTATGTGGCATTAAATTATTGtgtgttatttaatttcaactttCGAAAGATTCACGTTcggaattaataatttttgtatctaCCCACCGTGTCCTTAATGTTTTTTAAATGCGAATATACGACGTTTAAGAATCATCAACTTCGCATTAAGTTGTGACGTAGATATCAAATCGAATCTCAGACTTGCAGAATTTATCATCAACGGCGAAGGGAGGGGGAGGGGGCAGATCGAATTAGGAAACTTACTAGGTTTATTACTGGGGCGACGACTAACGGAAAATCAGAAGCTCGCGAGATTTACCGCTGACGCACACGATCCGATCTCTCCTACgttgtaaattaaattccCCGTTTATGGAGAAATATCGTggatacatttttattccgCTGCTCTATATGATCGTAACAAgtacgaaaataaatttatccgACATATCCAACGAAGTCTAACAAACATTTATTAAAGAacatttattcgtttaaaacaAATTAGGTGAATAATCGTAACTATAAGATTAATGTTATTAAGAATATACAGTGACtgataaaagaaagttaaaaGTTGATGAACATAAGTAACTGGTgtgttaaaaattctttaccaTACTATGGTTATTTATTTGTTGCtcttattaaatgtaaatgcaTCTTGTAAAATTATAGTGTCTTTTTATACTTCTTGTTCTATAAACTTTCTTCTATCGCTACTGTATTTATTACAAAGTAAGGTTAGGATTCAACAACCTTTTTAGTTTATGCCACCGCAAGAAATCTATATTACAAATGTTATTATTAGAAGAGTACAATTGATCAAAATTTGTTCGactatatatattcaacatagaatgtatttgattatattcgaataattatacGCAATCATTcagttaatattttaatatattgtttcTTAGGGCCTCGACtatttattcaaaatgaaTAAGAAGAGGAAATAGACGAAACAAGCGTTTGTACGATCGCGACGAATTGTCCAGGAAACCGAATCGCTCGCTGGAATTGCACGTTCGTTCGTTGCATCCTGCTCTGCATCCTTCACGCGTCACAGCGATTCGTTTTTTCGCTTTCTGCGTCGTTGCAGTCTCGTGGACGATCCGTCGGTTTGCCATGCGTGTGCGTCAATGAACACACGTGTGACCTCCGGACGATTCTTTTCCGGCATTGCCTCCTGGAGATTTTGCTACGATCAGACTTTCTTGcagtttacaattttattcccTGATGAGCAGGCAAAAGAGTATAAGTCAAATTATGGTCACAACAGCATAAGTACGCTAATATATTCTACATTACTGTTTTATACCTTATTCGAATTATTATTGCAAAACGTCTTAACCCTGCATCTGCTGTATTTGCGggcaatttttcattcttttcgtATCTTTGTTGAAATTTTAGCACTCAAAGACGTCTCATTCACTTCTTTCGTACATTTTAGGCGTTGACGTCTTCTAGACGCAAAGaattatacgtaattttattttgaactattgggttggcaactaagtttGTAGTTTTGTCATTACCTGTCACCTAATGACAACATCCGCAattacttagttgccaacccaatatatggAATGGTATTTTTAGTGTGTATCGAGTTCCATTTCATTTGTATGTCAAGCGGTTAAAACAATCAAAGTAACGCCTAACAATATTCTAGAAACTCGGAAGAACATTCAAGAATTTTTTGGGATTTCTTAAAACACGAAGACCTAGAAGAGACTGCATGGAATAAAAGACCCAGTGTGCCGACGACGTAAAAATGAAGTTGCAGGCGGAGGGTTAATTGTCATAAGCACTGTTTGGTCAAATAAATATCAAGTTGGGATTAATATAAGAGCCAACgtttttaaagaaaagaagaaggttTCTGAAGCGAGTATGATGTACATATAGTCTTGTGTAAATGCAATAAGACGAGGCATACAGTGAAGGACAGAATAAAACTTAAAGGATAAGCGGTACGAAAAAACACCATAATTTTGGAAAGCAGAGTTACAATCGATAAGGAcaattagattataaataaatataatacacataACTGTCTTTAACATGACAAAAAATGCTTAACTTAGTACAACAAAGGTACCAATAATGTAGTGTATGtgattattatacataaatatgaattttaaactttcttcttGTCTGCCACTGTATGTTACCAGTTTTTACGTTCAAAATCTAACACCTTATCTTACACTTTACTTTAAATGTTATGGGTGCTTCTCTACAAAGCTAGTAATTCTGACTTATACTCCTTCGTCCATTTATCAGATGTGTACATATTTGAATTTAGCGTGACTTCCAaggtgaaatatatataaattcgcATGGCAGTCTACGTGTTAACCGCAATGGCTGTATAGAATTTTCCTGTGATTTCGTATCCTGACTTCCATCGTCACTAGAACTCTAAACTACTTTGTGATGCTACTGTTCTTCATTTTTCCAGGCGCGTGCGATTCAGGTCAATCGACGTTCACCCCGCGAAAACGCCTTAAAAGTTTGCGGAAGAAATAGGAGGAAAAATGATGGGGTCCGCGGTAAATCCTTCGAATCTAGGTCGAAGCATATTGTCGCCAAGATGGTGCGATTCCGTTACGCAATTTTTAACCGGCAACAACAGCAGAAAATTCTAAGGAAGATTTATTTATGAAGCACATCCGAAACTGGGCCATTGATCTTTCTCgtggaaaaatgaaatcactagaaaatataaaacaaatttattattccgAGTTTACGGTTTTCTTCCACTTAGAGTTAGACTAATCGGGTTACTTTAACTGGTATTCCTCTGCTTTCCGGGTTTCTTTTCGCTTCTACTCCGCTATGAGATACATAATGCATCGGGTTATTAACTGTTATGCTAATATATCTTCTTATTTCTGTCGTGGAACTCTAAATAtgctataattttcaatacatAGGTCGTACGTGTTTAATAAGTTTGTTTGTCTTTCGATTATAcattccatatatatatagaattatattccACTTATGTTAGCTGGAGTGTTAACTGTAGCAGAAGTTTTTGTATCATCTACTGATGATGCTTCTATGATTTTGATCTGAATGGGGATTATTGGAATATCTATTGCACAATTAACAGTAGTCGGCTCAGTGATAAATAATAGATGACGAATTACTTAGTAAAGATCACGGCTAACTATTTGCTTTGCGTTGTATTGAATAGTGGAgaacgtatatattatatacgtatatattatatccaCGTactgtacattttattttagaaattcttAAATTGTTAAAACTCGAGGAGAATGTCTACATATGTGTAAGCACCTACTAGATACATTTCATCAAACACTAAAGAAATCTTGCAAAACAatgatttcttaaaaaaatatttcaatttaattttctgaGAAACGAAATCTCATATAGGAAACATAGTTGCATGTTCTCAACTTATTTTTCCACGTAAAATCATCCTCTTTTCTGCTGGACTTTTGGTTGCGAAATTTGGACGAGTTTCATAGTCAGATAAGGGAAATCGACACAGTCAGAAATGAATGGATCAACCACGAAGTGAAAGCATCCAGTGCATTCTACAAGGCTCTTGTTCCATGAATACTCCtgatttccttcttttttttttttctttcctttttccggAATACCACGTGGTTGCGTTTGCTACCGGGACAATCGACGACCCCGTTGTGACCGAGGAAGAGCAGAAGGGAAAAAAGCAGAAGAAAATATCGGTTTTTTCACCACTGGCACAGTCGCTGCGCTCGCGTTTCGCGGTTCTTCGTCTTTGTCAGGGAACTTTTCCCCGAGGCGGACAGAAAATTCCTGAAGTCCATTTGAAATCGAGAATAACGAGAGATTTAATCGGAGAAAAATTATCTTTAGTAGTAATGGCCCCTATACGCGTTGAAACATGTTGCGATGCATGCATCGATACTTAGGTTTCATGATACATTATACGTGTTACAGTGTATGTATCAGCAACTTGTAGTGGCataatatacgtatttatTAAGTTCAACCGGTCGGCCTTGAAATGGACTTGGCTACGTTGCTTCTTATGTCACTCATACTACATTCTTCCAAGATTCTTCACCAAACAAAGATCTAAAAAACCGATAACTCTTTTTTGAAGGATGTGCAAACGAAGGATGTCTGGTTGGACAAATGCGGACAAACAAATGTGGCTGTTTGGTTTATCGTAGAAATTCGCATCTGGGGCTGTCAACTTCATTCAGCTCACAATCTCATCTTCGCGTAAAACGGGCCTTAGAGGGACTTTATCCGATAGACGTTGAAAAGCAGAATCGTACACACGTAAATACTGTTCATAATCACTCGATACATCCGTTCTTAGCTCTTTTAATAACGTGAAATTAGAGAATACGTTTTTGTTGATTAACCATACTtttgttcgtttctttttagcttttaattttcttatctaGTATTTAATGGAAGACTGCACAGCAGTAGGAGGAATGAACGCAAGTGCGCAAAAGATTCTAAGGGATGAATGATGGGAATGGGTGGAGAAATGATTAAGGAAGAT from the Bombus fervidus isolate BK054 chromosome 12, iyBomFerv1, whole genome shotgun sequence genome contains:
- the LOC139993073 gene encoding diphthine methyltransferase, whose amino-acid sequence is MFRTLDTFDTEFSADSVEWCPIDSFKDVFVCGTYQLMKDENLPSNVSSKRLGRIYLFRIVQNGRLIILQKLEVPAVLDMKWAHVTLQNKILLGVVNSLGHLQIYQLKNDNEKITLELLVQKRVGDEVLALSLDWCTGRLTNEVSLKIVVSDSKGFVSLFELNENELNEINSWSAHGFEAWIAAFNYWDTNIIYSGGDDCKFQCIDTRIKTRVSNKVHGAGVTSIHSNAAREFLLSSGSYDEILRLWDTRNLKQPISNINLGGGIWRLKWDPFKRKYLLAACMYSGFRIVDCENTEIPSVIGEYNEHESIAYGCDWSYLNSEEISGQILEKETQYAFLMTTCSFYDHVLKLSALYLKNN